ACGTTTGAGCAGAATACGTGGATTCGGGTGGTTCGGCCGCCCCCACGCGCCCCCACCGCCTGCCCGCGCGCGCCGGGGCCCATGCCGGGCGACCCCGTCCGAGCTGCGCCGATGCGCCGTCCGGCCGATCCGCGCCGGGCCGCCGCACCCGGACGCGGACGACCACTCGCCGGGGCACTGATACGCTGGTATCCCGTGGAACTGGTGGGAACGAGGGCCGGGAGCCCCTCCACCGGCGTCACCCTCCGACACGCGACCCACGGGAGCCCCCTCTTGGCACAGCCCCATTCCGGCAAGTCGGCCAACGGCCGCGCCGTGACGACCAAGCACCTCTTCGTCACCGGGGGTGTCGCCTCTTCGCTCGGCAAGGGCCTCACCGCCTCCAGCCTCGGCGCCCTGCTCAAGGCCCGCGGCCTGCGGGTGACGATGCAGAAGCTCGACCCGTACCTCAACGTGGACCCGGGCACCATGAACCCGTTCCAGCACGGTGAGGTCTTCGTCACCGACGACGGCGCCGAGACCGACCTCGACATCGGCCACTACGAGCGCTTCCTCGACACCAACCTGCACGGCTCGGCGAACGTCACCACCGGCCAGGTCTACTCCACCGTGATCGCCAAGGAGCGGCGCGGCGAGTACCTCGGCGACACCGTCCAGGTCATCCCGCACATCACCAACGAGATCAAGTCCCGGATTCGCCGGATGGCGACCGAGGACGTCGACGTGGTGATCACCGAGGTCGGCGGCACCGTCGGCGACATCGAGTCGCTGCCGTTCCTCGAGGCCGTCCGCCAGGTCCGCCACGAGGTCGGCCGGGACAACGTCTTCTTCGTGCACGTCTCGCTGCTGCCGTACATCGGCCCGTCCGGCGAGCTGAAGACCAAGCCCACCCAGCACTCGGTGGCCGCGCTGCGCAACATCGGCATCCAGCCCGACGCGATCGTGCTGCGCGCCGACCGCGAGGTGCCGCAGGCCATCAAGCGCAAGATCTCGCTGATGTGCGACGTCGACGAGGAGGCCGTGGTCGCCGCGATCGACGCCAAGTCGATCTACGACATCCCCAAGGTGCTGCACGGCGAGGGCCTGGACGCGTACGTGGTGCGCCGCCTGGACCTGGCCTTCCGCGACGTGGACTGGACGGTCTGGGACGACCTGCTGCGCCGCGTCCACGAGCCGCAGCACGAGGTCAAGGTCGCGCTGGTCGGCAAGTACATCGACCTGCCGGACGCCTACCTGTCGGTCACCGAGGCGCTGCGGGCCGGCGGCTTCGCCAACAACGCCCGGGTGCAGATCAAGTGGGTCGCCTCGGACGACTGCGAGACCCCCGAGGGCGCGCAGGAACAGCTCGGCGACGTGGACGCGGTCTGCATCCCCGGCGGCTTCGGCGACCGCGGCGTGGACGGCAAGGTCGCCGCGATCACCTACGCCCGCGAGCACAAGGTGCCGCTGCTGGGCCTGTGCCTGGGCCTCCAGTGCGTGGTCATCGAGGCCGCCCGCAACCTGGCCGGCCTGCCGGAGGCCAACTCCACCGAGTTCGACGCCGCCGCGAAGTACCCGGTGATCTCGACCATGGCCGAGCAGCTGGCCATCGTCGACGGCAAGGGCGACCTGGGCGGCACCATGCGCCTGGGCCTGTACCCGGCGAAGCTCGCCGAGGGCTCGATCGTGCGCGAGGTGTACGGCGGCGAGCAGTACGTCGAGGAGCGCCACCGCCACCGCTACGAGGTCAACAACGCCTACCGCGCCGACCTGGAGAAGACCGGCCTGCAGTTCTCCGGCCTCTCCCCGAAGGGCGACCTGGTCGAGTACGTCGAGTACCCGCGCGAGGTGCACCCCTACCTGGTCGCCACTCAGGCCCACCCCGAGCTGAAGTCCCGCCCGACCCGCCCGCACCCGCTGTTCGCGGGGCTGGTCGCGGCGGCGATCGACCGCAAGATCGGCTGAGCGCCCCCGGGGCGCGGAGCGCCCGCCGGGATCTTCCCGGCGGGCGCTCCGGCGTGTCGCGGGGCGGCGTCCGGTAGATTGCGTCTATCTGACGAGAAGGGGTGGTGCCCGGTGGCCGGGATTCACGACGTGGCCGAGGAGTGGGACGTCCGGGACGGGAGCACGCCCTTCCGGGGCAAGGTGACCGGCGTGCGCAGCGAGCAGGTCCGGATGCCCGACGGGACGTGGGCGCAGCGCGACTACCAGCTGCACCCCGGGTCGGTCGCGGTGCTCGCGCTCGACGGAGACGGGCGGGTGCTGACCCTGCGCCAGTACCGGCACCCCGTCCGGCACCGGCTCTGGGAACTCCCGGCGGGGCTGCTCGACGTCCCCGGCGAGAACCCGCTGCACGCGGCGCAGCGGGAACTCTTCGAGGAGGCCCACACCAAGGCCGGGCACTGGCGCGTCCTGGTCGACTTCTTCACCTCGCCCGGCGGCAGCGACGAGGCGGTCCGGCTCTTCCTCGCGACCGACCTGTCGGACGCGGACGGCGAGCGCTACGAGGCGCACGGCGAGGAACTGGAGCTGGAGGCGGCCTGGGTGCCGCGGGAGGAACTCGTCCGGCTGATCCTGGCGGGCGAACTCCACAACCCGACC
This is a stretch of genomic DNA from Kitasatospora fiedleri. It encodes these proteins:
- a CDS encoding CTP synthase — encoded protein: MAQPHSGKSANGRAVTTKHLFVTGGVASSLGKGLTASSLGALLKARGLRVTMQKLDPYLNVDPGTMNPFQHGEVFVTDDGAETDLDIGHYERFLDTNLHGSANVTTGQVYSTVIAKERRGEYLGDTVQVIPHITNEIKSRIRRMATEDVDVVITEVGGTVGDIESLPFLEAVRQVRHEVGRDNVFFVHVSLLPYIGPSGELKTKPTQHSVAALRNIGIQPDAIVLRADREVPQAIKRKISLMCDVDEEAVVAAIDAKSIYDIPKVLHGEGLDAYVVRRLDLAFRDVDWTVWDDLLRRVHEPQHEVKVALVGKYIDLPDAYLSVTEALRAGGFANNARVQIKWVASDDCETPEGAQEQLGDVDAVCIPGGFGDRGVDGKVAAITYAREHKVPLLGLCLGLQCVVIEAARNLAGLPEANSTEFDAAAKYPVISTMAEQLAIVDGKGDLGGTMRLGLYPAKLAEGSIVREVYGGEQYVEERHRHRYEVNNAYRADLEKTGLQFSGLSPKGDLVEYVEYPREVHPYLVATQAHPELKSRPTRPHPLFAGLVAAAIDRKIG
- a CDS encoding NUDIX domain-containing protein, whose protein sequence is MAGIHDVAEEWDVRDGSTPFRGKVTGVRSEQVRMPDGTWAQRDYQLHPGSVAVLALDGDGRVLTLRQYRHPVRHRLWELPAGLLDVPGENPLHAAQRELFEEAHTKAGHWRVLVDFFTSPGGSDEAVRLFLATDLSDADGERYEAHGEELELEAAWVPREELVRLILAGELHNPTLVTGVLALGAALAGEGLDALRPADAEWPARPY